A portion of the Enterobacter sp. SA187 genome contains these proteins:
- the mlaC gene encoding phospholipid-binding protein MlaC: MFKRLLMVAMLVIAPLTAATAADQSNPYNMMQEAAKKTFDRLKNEQSQIRSNPDYLRQIVDQELLPYVQVKYAGALVLGRYYKEATPAQRDAYFAAFREYLKQAYGQALAMYHGQSYQIAPEKPLGDATIVPIRVTIIDPNGRPPVRLDFQWRKNSQSGNWQAYDMIAEGVSMITTKQNEWSDLLRTKGIDGLTAQLQSISRQKITLQENK; this comes from the coding sequence ATGTTTAAACGACTTTTAATGGTAGCAATGCTGGTGATTGCCCCGCTGACTGCCGCCACTGCGGCGGATCAGAGCAATCCTTACAATATGATGCAGGAAGCGGCGAAAAAGACCTTTGATCGCCTCAAAAACGAACAGTCGCAAATCCGTTCCAATCCGGATTACCTGCGTCAGATCGTCGATCAGGAGCTGCTGCCCTATGTGCAGGTAAAATATGCCGGCGCGCTGGTGCTGGGTCGCTACTACAAAGAGGCTACCCCAGCGCAACGTGACGCCTACTTTGCTGCGTTCCGTGAATATCTGAAGCAGGCCTATGGCCAGGCGCTGGCGATGTACCACGGTCAGAGCTATCAGATTGCCCCGGAAAAACCGCTGGGCGATGCGACTATCGTGCCGATCCGCGTCACCATCATCGATCCCAACGGTCGTCCGCCGGTGCGTCTGGATTTCCAGTGGCGTAAAAACAGCCAATCCGGTAACTGGCAGGCATATGACATGATCGCCGAAGGCGTCAGCATGATCACCACCAAACAGAACGAGTGGAGCGATCTGCTGCGTACTAAAGGTATTGATGGCCTGACCGCGCAGTTGCAGTCGATCTCTCGTCAGAAGATCACCCTGCAAGAGAACAAATAA
- the rplU gene encoding 50S ribosomal protein L21: MYAVFQSGGKQHRVSEGQTIRLEKLDIATGETIEFAEVLMIANGEEVKIGVPFVDGGVIKAEIVAHGRGEKIKIVKFRRRKHYRKQQGHRQWFTDVKITGISA, translated from the coding sequence ATGTACGCGGTTTTCCAAAGTGGTGGTAAACAACACCGAGTAAGCGAAGGTCAGACCATTCGCCTGGAAAAGCTGGACATCGCAACTGGCGAAACTATCGAGTTCGCTGAAGTTCTGATGATCGCAAACGGTGAAGAAGTCAAAATCGGCGTTCCTTTCGTTGATGGCGGCGTTATCAAAGCTGAAATCGTTGCTCACGGTCGTGGCGAGAAAATTAAGATTGTTAAGTTTCGTCGTCGTAAACACTACCGTAAGCAGCAAGGCCATCGTCAGTGGTTCACTGATGTTAAAATCACTGGCATCAGCGCTTAA
- the mlaD gene encoding outer membrane lipid asymmetry maintenance protein MlaD, producing the protein MQTKKSEIWVGVFLLIAMLAALFVCLKAADVTSLRSEPTYRIYATFDNIGGLKMNSPVRIGGVVVGRVADITLDQKTYLPRVSLDIEERYNQIPDTSSLAIRTSGLLGEQYLALNVGFDDPELGSSMLKEGSTIQDTKSAMVLEDLIGQFLYNSKGNDNKPSEDAPTPDAANTDATAPAGPTIH; encoded by the coding sequence ATGCAAACGAAAAAAAGTGAAATTTGGGTTGGCGTGTTTTTGCTGATCGCCATGCTGGCGGCGCTGTTTGTTTGTCTGAAAGCGGCGGATGTGACCTCTTTGCGCAGTGAACCGACGTACCGTATTTATGCCACTTTCGATAACATCGGCGGCTTAAAAATGAACTCCCCGGTGCGTATCGGCGGCGTTGTCGTTGGACGGGTCGCGGATATTACCCTTGACCAGAAAACCTATCTGCCCCGCGTGTCGCTGGATATTGAAGAGCGCTACAACCAGATCCCGGACACCAGCTCGCTGGCGATCCGCACCTCTGGCTTGCTGGGCGAGCAATATCTGGCATTAAACGTCGGCTTTGACGACCCGGAGCTGGGGTCTTCTATGCTTAAAGAAGGCAGTACGATCCAGGACACCAAATCGGCCATGGTGCTTGAGGATCTGATCGGACAATTCCTTTACAACAGCAAAGGAAACGATAATAAGCCATCAGAGGATGCGCCAACGCCGGATGCCGCTAATACTGATGCAACGGCACCTGCTGGCCCGACGATTCATTGA
- the rlmE gene encoding 23S rRNA (uridine(2552)-2'-O)-methyltransferase RlmE yields MTGKKRSASSSRWLQEHFSDKYVQAAQKKGLRSRAWFKLDEIQQSDKLFKPGMTVVDLGAAPGGWSQYVVTQIGGKGRIIACDLLPMDPIVGVDFLQGDFRDELVVKALLDRVGDSKVQVVMSDMAPNMSGTPAVDIPRAMYLVELALQMCRDVLAPGGSFVVKVFQGEGFDEYLREIRSLFTKVKVRKPDSSRARSREVYIVATGRKS; encoded by the coding sequence ATGACAGGTAAAAAGCGTTCTGCCAGCTCCAGTCGCTGGCTTCAGGAACACTTTAGCGATAAATATGTTCAAGCGGCACAGAAAAAAGGGTTACGTTCCCGTGCCTGGTTTAAACTTGATGAAATACAGCAAAGTGACAAACTTTTTAAGCCGGGGATGACAGTTGTTGACCTTGGCGCAGCACCTGGCGGCTGGTCACAGTATGTGGTAACACAGATTGGTGGCAAAGGCCGTATCATCGCATGTGATCTTTTACCTATGGATCCTATCGTTGGTGTGGACTTCCTTCAGGGCGATTTTCGTGATGAATTAGTCGTGAAAGCGTTACTTGATAGGGTAGGCGACAGTAAAGTCCAGGTCGTAATGTCAGATATGGCACCGAACATGAGCGGAACACCCGCGGTGGATATTCCCCGCGCCATGTATTTGGTGGAGCTGGCATTGCAGATGTGTCGGGACGTATTGGCACCTGGCGGCAGTTTTGTAGTGAAGGTGTTTCAGGGCGAAGGCTTCGATGAGTATCTAAGGGAAATTCGCTCCCTGTTTACGAAGGTTAAAGTTCGTAAGCCGGACTCTT
- the ispB gene encoding octaprenyl diphosphate synthase translates to MNLEKINELTAQDMAGVNATILQQLNSDVQLINQLGYYIVSGGGKRIRPMIAVLAARAIGYDGNAHITLAALIEFIHTATLLHDDVVDESDMRRGKATANAAFGNAASVLVGDFIYTRSFQMMTSLGSLKVLEVMSEAVNVIAEGEVLQLMNVNDPNITEENYMRVIYSKTARLFEAAAQCSGILADCSAAQEKGLQDYGRYLGTAFQLIDDLLDYSADGETLGKNVGDDLNEGKPTLPLLHAMRNGTPQQAQMIREAIEQGNGRHLLEPVLEAMADCGSLEWTRRRAEEEADKAIHALQVLPDTPWRDALIGLAHIAVQRDR, encoded by the coding sequence ATGAATTTAGAAAAAATCAATGAGTTAACCGCGCAAGATATGGCGGGTGTGAATGCGACTATCCTTCAACAGCTCAACTCCGATGTCCAGTTGATTAACCAGTTGGGTTACTACATCGTCAGCGGCGGCGGTAAACGCATCCGTCCGATGATCGCGGTGCTTGCCGCACGGGCTATTGGCTATGACGGAAATGCGCACATCACCCTCGCAGCATTAATCGAATTTATCCACACTGCCACGCTGCTGCATGATGACGTGGTAGACGAGTCAGATATGCGCCGCGGCAAAGCCACGGCTAACGCGGCTTTTGGCAATGCTGCCAGCGTGCTGGTGGGCGATTTTATCTATACGCGCTCCTTCCAGATGATGACCAGCTTAGGCTCGCTGAAGGTGCTGGAGGTAATGTCGGAAGCGGTAAACGTCATTGCCGAAGGCGAAGTGCTGCAACTGATGAACGTTAACGATCCGAACATCACCGAAGAAAACTACATGCGGGTGATTTACAGCAAAACCGCGCGCCTGTTTGAAGCGGCCGCGCAGTGCTCCGGCATTCTCGCGGACTGCAGCGCCGCGCAGGAAAAAGGGCTTCAGGATTACGGCCGCTATCTGGGCACCGCGTTCCAGCTCATTGACGATCTGCTTGATTACAGCGCCGACGGGGAAACCTTAGGCAAAAACGTCGGCGACGATCTCAACGAAGGTAAACCGACCCTGCCGCTGTTGCACGCAATGCGTAACGGTACGCCGCAACAGGCGCAGATGATCCGCGAGGCCATCGAACAGGGCAACGGACGGCATCTTTTAGAGCCGGTTCTGGAAGCCATGGCCGATTGCGGTTCGCTGGAATGGACGCGTCGTCGCGCCGAAGAAGAAGCCGACAAGGCCATTCATGCCTTGCAGGTACTGCCTGATACGCCGTGGCGCGATGCGCTTATTGGCCTCGCCCACATCGCCGTTCAGCGCGATCGTTAA
- the cgtA gene encoding Obg family GTPase CgtA, with translation MKFVDEATILVVAGDGGNGCVSFRREKYIPRGGPDGGDGGDGGDVWLEADENLNTLIDYRFEKSFRAERGQNGQSRDCTGKRGKDTCVKVPIGTRVIDQGTGETMGDMTKHGQRLMVAKGGWHGLGNTRFKSSVNRTPRQKTMGTPGEKRDIQLELMLLADVGMLGMPNAGKSTFIRAVSAAKPKVADYPFTTLVPSLGVVRMDNEKSFVVADIPGLIEGAAEGAGLGIRFLKHLERCRVLLHLIDIDPIDGSDPAENARIITGELEKYSENLASKPRWLVFNKIDMMDKAQAEEKAKAIAEALGWEDKYYLISAATQQGVKDLCWDVMTFIIENPIVHAEEEKQPEKVEFMWDDYHRQQLEEAEAEEDDEDWDDDWDEEDDEGVEFIYKR, from the coding sequence ATGAAGTTTGTTGATGAAGCGACGATCCTGGTCGTGGCAGGTGATGGCGGTAACGGTTGTGTAAGCTTCCGCCGTGAAAAATATATTCCCCGTGGCGGCCCTGACGGCGGCGACGGTGGTGACGGTGGCGATGTCTGGCTGGAAGCGGACGAAAACCTGAATACCCTTATCGATTACCGCTTTGAAAAATCTTTCCGCGCTGAGCGTGGTCAGAATGGTCAAAGCCGTGACTGTACCGGTAAGCGCGGTAAAGACACCTGCGTTAAGGTGCCGATCGGTACGCGTGTTATCGATCAGGGCACCGGCGAAACCATGGGCGACATGACCAAACACGGTCAGCGTCTGATGGTGGCTAAAGGCGGCTGGCACGGGCTGGGTAACACCCGTTTCAAATCGTCCGTCAACCGTACGCCGCGTCAGAAGACCATGGGTACGCCTGGCGAAAAGCGTGACATTCAGCTGGAGCTGATGCTGCTGGCTGACGTGGGGATGCTGGGGATGCCGAACGCCGGTAAATCCACCTTTATCCGCGCTGTCTCTGCGGCGAAGCCGAAAGTCGCGGATTATCCGTTTACCACCCTGGTGCCAAGCCTTGGCGTGGTGCGTATGGATAACGAGAAGAGCTTTGTGGTGGCAGACATCCCTGGCCTTATCGAAGGGGCGGCGGAAGGCGCCGGTCTGGGTATTCGCTTCCTGAAACACCTTGAGCGTTGCCGCGTACTGCTTCACCTCATCGACATCGATCCGATCGATGGTTCCGATCCGGCGGAAAACGCGCGCATCATCACTGGCGAGCTGGAAAAATACAGTGAAAATCTGGCCAGTAAGCCGCGCTGGCTGGTCTTTAACAAGATCGACATGATGGACAAAGCGCAGGCCGAAGAAAAAGCGAAAGCTATCGCCGAAGCTCTGGGCTGGGAAGATAAGTATTACCTGATTTCCGCCGCCACCCAGCAGGGCGTTAAAGACCTGTGCTGGGATGTGATGACCTTCATCATCGAGAACCCAATCGTTCACGCTGAAGAAGAGAAGCAGCCAGAGAAAGTCGAATTCATGTGGGATGATTATCATCGCCAGCAGCTGGAAGAAGCGGAAGCTGAAGAAGACGACGAAGACTGGGATGACGACTGGGATGAAGAAGACGACGAAGGCGTTGAGTTCATCTACAAGCGTTAA
- the rpmA gene encoding 50S ribosomal protein L27 produces the protein MAHKKAGGSTRNGRDSEAKRLGVKRFGGEAVLAGSIIVRQRGTKFHAGSNVGCGRDHTLFALTDGKVKFEVKGPKNRKFISIVAE, from the coding sequence ATGGCACACAAAAAGGCTGGCGGCTCAACTCGTAACGGTCGCGATTCAGAAGCTAAACGTCTGGGCGTAAAACGCTTTGGCGGAGAAGCAGTACTGGCAGGTAGCATCATCGTTCGTCAACGTGGTACTAAATTCCACGCTGGCAGCAACGTTGGTTGTGGCCGTGACCACACTCTGTTCGCTTTGACTGACGGTAAAGTTAAGTTCGAAGTTAAAGGCCCGAAAAACCGTAAGTTCATCAGCATCGTTGCTGAATAA
- the dacB gene encoding serine-type D-Ala-D-Ala carboxypeptidase — MRFSRFVIGLTTSIAMNVQAANVDEYINQLPAGANLALMVQKIGAQAPDIDYHSQQMALPASTQKVITALAALLQLGPDYRFTTTLESKAPIENGVLQGDLTARFGGDPTLKRQDIRNMVAVLKKAGVREIAGNVLIDTSIFASHDKAPGWPWNDMTQCFSAPPAAAIVDRNCFSVSLYSAQKANDLAFIRVASYYPVNMFSQVRTLARGSAEGQYCELDVVPGDLNRFTLTGCMTQRADPLPLAFAIQDGASYAGAIIKDELKQAGITYSGTLLRQTLVNEPGTVIASKQSAPLHDLLKIMLKKSDNMIADTVFRTIGHARFGVPGTWRAGADAVRQILRQQAGVDLGNSIVVDGSGLSRHNLISPATMMQVLQYIAQHDTELNFISMLPLAGYDGSLQYRAGLHAAGVDGKVSAKTGSLQGVYNLAGFITTASGQRMAFVQYLSGYAVEPADQRNRRIPLVRFESRLYKDIYQNN; from the coding sequence ATGCGATTTTCCAGATTTGTCATCGGATTGACCACCAGTATAGCGATGAATGTTCAGGCGGCGAATGTCGACGAGTACATCAATCAGTTGCCTGCCGGCGCGAACCTCGCCCTGATGGTGCAGAAGATTGGCGCTCAGGCACCGGATATTGATTATCACAGCCAGCAAATGGCCCTTCCCGCCAGTACGCAGAAAGTGATCACCGCCCTTGCCGCTCTGCTGCAACTTGGCCCTGATTACCGCTTCACGACCACGCTTGAAAGCAAAGCCCCGATTGAAAACGGCGTCTTACAAGGCGATCTGACGGCGCGCTTTGGGGGCGATCCGACGTTAAAACGTCAGGATATTCGCAATATGGTGGCGGTTCTGAAAAAAGCAGGCGTGCGTGAAATCGCGGGCAACGTGCTTATCGATACCTCCATTTTCGCCAGTCATGACAAAGCGCCCGGCTGGCCATGGAATGACATGACGCAATGCTTCAGTGCCCCGCCAGCGGCCGCCATTGTCGACCGTAACTGTTTCTCGGTTTCCCTCTACAGCGCTCAGAAAGCCAATGATCTGGCATTTATCCGCGTCGCCTCCTATTACCCCGTGAACATGTTCAGCCAGGTGCGTACGCTGGCCCGTGGCAGCGCTGAGGGCCAGTACTGCGAGCTGGATGTGGTTCCGGGTGACTTAAACCGTTTCACGCTGACAGGCTGTATGACGCAGCGTGCTGACCCCCTGCCGCTGGCGTTCGCCATTCAGGACGGCGCAAGCTATGCCGGCGCCATTATCAAAGATGAACTGAAACAGGCGGGGATCACCTATAGCGGCACCCTGCTGCGTCAGACGCTGGTCAATGAACCGGGCACGGTGATCGCCAGCAAGCAGTCGGCTCCCCTGCACGATCTGCTGAAGATCATGCTGAAAAAATCCGACAATATGATCGCCGACACGGTGTTCCGCACTATCGGCCATGCGCGCTTTGGCGTGCCCGGCACCTGGCGCGCCGGCGCTGACGCGGTACGGCAGATCCTCCGCCAGCAGGCGGGCGTCGATTTGGGGAACAGCATTGTGGTGGATGGCTCTGGCCTGTCGCGTCACAACCTGATATCTCCGGCCACCATGATGCAGGTGCTGCAATATATTGCTCAGCATGATACCGAACTTAACTTTATCTCGATGCTGCCGCTGGCGGGCTACGACGGCTCGTTGCAGTACCGCGCGGGTCTGCATGCCGCAGGCGTGGATGGTAAAGTATCGGCGAAGACCGGCTCTCTGCAGGGCGTCTACAATCTGGCGGGCTTTATTACCACCGCCAGCGGTCAGCGGATGGCGTTCGTGCAGTATCTGTCCGGCTATGCCGTTGAGCCTGCCGATCAGCGTAACCGCCGCATTCCGCTGGTGCGGTTTGAAAGCCGTCTGTACAAAGATATTTACCAGAACAACTAA
- the mlaB gene encoding lipid asymmetry maintenance protein MlaB, with protein sequence MAQHLSWTRDGERLALQGELDQDVLNPLWDARAEALQGVSVIDLTALTRVDTAGVALLVHFIALVKKQGRAVKLEGVSDNVLTLAQLYNLPADALPH encoded by the coding sequence ATGGCGCAGCATCTCAGCTGGACACGTGACGGCGAGCGCCTTGCATTACAGGGCGAGCTTGATCAGGACGTGCTTAACCCGCTCTGGGATGCGCGAGCTGAGGCGCTGCAGGGCGTGAGCGTCATCGATCTCACCGCGCTTACGCGGGTGGATACCGCTGGCGTCGCCCTGCTGGTGCACTTCATCGCCCTGGTCAAAAAACAGGGCAGGGCGGTGAAACTGGAAGGCGTCAGCGATAACGTCCTGACATTAGCGCAACTTTATAATTTGCCTGCCGACGCCCTGCCTCACTAA
- the murA gene encoding UDP-N-acetylglucosamine 1-carboxyvinyltransferase — MDKFRVQGPTRLQGEVTISGAKNAALPILFAALLAEEPVEIRNVPKLKDIDTTMKLLSQLGMKVDRNGSVWIDARDVNIFCAPYDLVKTMRASIWALGPLVARFGQGQVSLPGGCAIGARPVDLHISGLEQLGAQIKLEEGYVKASVDGRLKGAHIVMDKVSVGATVTIMSAATLAEGTTIIENAAREPEIVDTANFLNTLGAKITGMGTDKITIEGVERLGGGVYSVLPDRIETGTFLVAAAISGGKIVCHKAQPDTLDAVLAKLREAGADIEVGEDWISLDMHGKRPKAVNVRTAPHPAFPTDMQAQFTLLNLVAEGTGVIIETIFENRFMHIPELIRMGAHAEIESNTAICHGVETLSGAQVMATDLRASASLVLAGCIAEGTTIVDRIYHIDRGYERIEDKLRALGANIERIKGE, encoded by the coding sequence ATGGATAAGTTTCGTGTACAGGGGCCAACGCGGCTTCAGGGCGAAGTGACAATTTCCGGCGCGAAAAACGCGGCCCTGCCAATTCTTTTCGCCGCTTTGCTGGCCGAAGAGCCTGTTGAAATCCGTAACGTTCCGAAACTGAAAGATATTGATACCACCATGAAGCTGCTCAGCCAGCTGGGCATGAAAGTGGATCGCAACGGCTCCGTGTGGATCGATGCCCGTGACGTCAATATCTTCTGCGCGCCTTACGATCTGGTGAAAACCATGCGCGCTTCTATCTGGGCGCTTGGCCCGCTGGTGGCGCGTTTTGGTCAGGGTCAGGTTTCCCTGCCGGGCGGCTGTGCGATTGGCGCGCGCCCGGTTGACCTGCACATCAGCGGCCTTGAGCAGCTGGGCGCGCAGATCAAACTGGAAGAAGGTTACGTTAAAGCGTCTGTGGATGGCCGCCTGAAGGGTGCGCATATCGTGATGGACAAGGTCAGCGTTGGTGCGACCGTCACCATCATGTCCGCCGCTACCCTGGCAGAAGGCACCACCATTATCGAAAACGCGGCCCGTGAGCCGGAGATCGTCGATACGGCGAACTTCCTCAATACGCTGGGCGCGAAGATCACCGGCATGGGTACCGACAAGATCACCATCGAAGGCGTTGAACGTCTTGGCGGCGGCGTCTACAGCGTGCTGCCTGACCGTATCGAAACCGGTACTTTCCTGGTGGCGGCAGCCATTTCCGGCGGCAAAATTGTTTGTCATAAAGCGCAGCCGGATACGCTGGATGCGGTACTGGCGAAACTGCGTGAAGCGGGTGCCGATATCGAAGTGGGCGAAGACTGGATCAGCCTCGACATGCACGGCAAACGTCCGAAAGCGGTTAACGTGCGTACCGCGCCGCACCCGGCTTTCCCGACTGACATGCAGGCGCAGTTCACGCTGCTGAACCTGGTGGCGGAAGGGACGGGCGTGATCATCGAAACGATCTTCGAAAACCGTTTCATGCACATTCCTGAGCTGATCCGTATGGGCGCGCACGCCGAGATCGAAAGCAACACCGCGATCTGCCATGGTGTGGAAACCCTGTCGGGCGCGCAGGTGATGGCGACCGATTTGCGTGCGTCCGCAAGCCTGGTACTGGCGGGTTGTATCGCAGAGGGCACCACCATCGTCGACCGTATTTATCATATCGACCGTGGTTACGAGCGTATTGAAGACAAACTGCGTGCGCTCGGTGCGAACATTGAGCGCATAAAAGGCGAATAA
- the greA gene encoding transcription elongation factor GreA yields MQAIPMTLRGAEKLREELDFLKSVRRPEIIAAIADAREHGDLKENAEYHAAREQQGFCEGRIADIEAKLSNAQVIDIAKIPNNGRVIFGCTVTVLNLDNDEEQTYRIVGDDEADFKQNLISVNSPIARGLVGKEQDDVVVIKTPGGEVEFEIIKVEYL; encoded by the coding sequence ATGCAAGCTATTCCGATGACCTTACGCGGTGCCGAAAAACTGCGCGAAGAGCTGGATTTTCTCAAGTCCGTACGCCGTCCTGAAATTATCGCGGCCATCGCCGATGCCCGTGAACATGGCGATCTGAAAGAAAACGCCGAGTACCATGCCGCCCGTGAACAGCAGGGCTTCTGCGAAGGCCGTATCGCTGATATCGAAGCGAAGCTGTCCAACGCGCAGGTGATCGACATTGCTAAAATCCCGAACAACGGGCGTGTGATTTTTGGCTGTACGGTAACCGTGCTGAACCTCGACAACGACGAAGAGCAGACCTACCGCATCGTGGGCGATGACGAGGCTGATTTTAAGCAGAATCTGATTTCTGTGAATTCGCCTATCGCCCGTGGCCTGGTGGGTAAAGAGCAGGACGATGTCGTGGTCATCAAGACGCCGGGCGGCGAAGTTGAATTCGAAATCATCAAAGTGGAATATCTTTGA
- the sfsB gene encoding DNA-binding transcriptional regulator SfsB, with translation MENKFIDWHPADIIAGLRKKGTSLAAESRRNGLSSSTLANALTRSWPKGEWIIAKALDTDPWIIWPSRYHDPVTHEFIDRTSMMRQQKHK, from the coding sequence ATGGAAAATAAATTTATCGACTGGCATCCTGCCGATATCATCGCCGGATTGCGTAAGAAAGGGACGTCGCTGGCCGCGGAGTCGCGCCGGAACGGGCTAAGTTCATCGACGCTGGCAAATGCGCTGACGCGCTCATGGCCGAAAGGGGAATGGATCATTGCGAAGGCGCTGGACACGGATCCCTGGATTATCTGGCCGTCGCGTTACCACGATCCGGTCACCCATGAGTTTATCGATCGCACCAGCATGATGCGCCAGCAGAAGCATAAATAG
- the yhbY gene encoding ribosome assembly RNA-binding protein YhbY — protein MNLSTKQKQHLKGLAHPLKPVVQLGNNGLTEGVLAEIEHALQHHELIKVKIATEDRETKTLIVEAIVRETGACNVQVIGKTLVLYRPTADRKIALPR, from the coding sequence ATGAATCTGAGTACTAAACAAAAACAGCACCTGAAAGGTCTGGCACATCCGCTCAAGCCAGTAGTACAGCTTGGCAACAATGGTCTGACCGAAGGGGTACTGGCCGAGATTGAACATGCGTTACAACACCATGAGCTTATCAAGGTTAAAATCGCGACTGAAGACCGCGAAACCAAGACGTTGATCGTGGAAGCCATTGTTCGTGAAACCGGCGCCTGTAATGTACAGGTCATCGGTAAAACGCTGGTTCTGTATCGCCCAACAGCAGACCGTAAAATCGCGCTGCCACGTTAA
- a CDS encoding DMT family transporter: protein MKQQAGIGILLALTTAMCWGALPIAMKQVLEVMEPPTIVFYRFLMAAIGLGLILAVKGKLPPMRIFRQPRWLVLLAIATGGLFGNFILFSSSLQYLTPTASQVIGQLSPVGMMVASVFILKEKMRGTQIIGAIMLLCGLVMFFNTSLVEIFTRLTDYTWGVIFGVGAATVWVSYGVAQKVLLRRLASQQILFLLYTLCTIALLPLAKPAMIAELSQWQLACLVFCGLNTLVGYGALAEAMARWQAAQVSALITLTPLFTLLFSDLLSQAWPDVFARPMLNLLGYLGAFVVVAGAMYSAIGHRLWGRLRKREVVVTLPRSGE from the coding sequence ATGAAGCAGCAGGCAGGCATTGGAATTCTTTTGGCGCTGACGACAGCCATGTGCTGGGGTGCATTGCCAATCGCAATGAAGCAGGTGCTGGAAGTGATGGAACCACCAACTATCGTGTTCTATCGCTTTTTAATGGCAGCTATTGGTCTTGGCCTGATTCTGGCCGTTAAAGGCAAACTGCCGCCGATGCGCATTTTTCGGCAGCCCCGCTGGTTGGTGCTGCTTGCCATTGCTACCGGGGGCTTATTCGGGAATTTCATTCTCTTCAGCTCTTCTCTACAATATTTGACCCCAACGGCATCACAGGTGATTGGACAGCTCTCACCGGTGGGCATGATGGTCGCCAGCGTGTTCATTCTTAAAGAGAAGATGCGCGGCACACAGATCATAGGGGCGATAATGCTGCTTTGCGGACTGGTGATGTTTTTCAACACCAGCCTGGTGGAGATCTTCACCCGCCTGACCGATTACACCTGGGGTGTGATCTTCGGCGTGGGAGCGGCAACGGTCTGGGTAAGCTATGGCGTCGCGCAAAAAGTATTATTGCGTCGTCTGGCCTCACAGCAGATCCTCTTTTTGCTGTACACTTTATGTACAATAGCCTTGTTGCCGCTGGCGAAACCGGCCATGATCGCCGAACTCAGCCAATGGCAACTGGCGTGCCTGGTGTTTTGCGGGCTGAATACGCTGGTCGGTTATGGCGCGCTGGCGGAAGCCATGGCGCGCTGGCAGGCGGCGCAGGTGAGCGCGTTAATCACGTTGACGCCGCTGTTTACACTGTTGTTTTCAGATTTATTATCACAGGCCTGGCCCGATGTCTTCGCCAGACCGATGTTAAACCTTTTAGGTTATCTCGGTGCGTTTGTCGTGGTTGCGGGCGCGATGTATTCCGCCATAGGCCATCGCCTGTGGGGACGTCTGCGCAAGCGTGAAGTGGTTGTCACTTTACCCCGCTCAGGCGAATGA
- the ibaG gene encoding BolA family iron metabolism protein IbaG — protein MENHEIQSVLINALSLQEAHVTGDGSHFQVIAVGEIFDGMSRVKKQQAVYGPLMEYIADNRIHAVSIKAYTPAEWARDRKLNGF, from the coding sequence ATGGAAAATCATGAAATTCAGAGCGTGCTGATCAATGCACTCTCACTCCAGGAAGCCCACGTCACCGGCGATGGCAGTCACTTTCAGGTTATTGCTGTGGGTGAAATTTTTGACGGCATGAGCCGGGTCAAGAAGCAGCAAGCTGTTTATGGCCCGCTGATGGAATACATTGCGGACAACCGCATCCATGCCGTCTCGATCAAAGCGTATACCCCGGCTGAATGGGCGCGCGATCGTAAACTTAACGGTTTTTGA